A window from Peromyscus eremicus chromosome 1, PerEre_H2_v1, whole genome shotgun sequence encodes these proteins:
- the Rce1 gene encoding CAAX prenyl protease 2 isoform X3 — MAALGGDGLRLLSVSRPERQPESAALGPGLCCWVSVFSCFSLACSYVGSLYVWKSELPRDHPAVIKRRFTSVLVVSSLSPLCVLLWRELTGIQPGTSLLTLMGFRLEGIFPAALLPLLLTMILFLGPLMQLSMDCPCDLTDGLKVVLAPRSWARCLTDMRWLRNQVIAPLTEELVFRACMLPMLAPCTGLGPAVFTCPLFFGVAHFHHIIEQLRFRQSSVGSIFLSAASISSLPVLLHCCLWCLHGFPLHPHRTPDRAGSLPLLLQLHGLPCRVCSPGASTEVAAAGRLCPWCGTLPASASTPDGPQALWQPSPLCAFGTNRSLRDPAVLLTITLVRTPVNS; from the exons ATGGCGGCGCTGGGCGGGGACGGGCTGCGCCTACTGTCGGTGTCGCGGCCGGAGCGGCAGCCCGAGTCAGCCGCGCTGGGCCCCGGGCTGTGCTGCTGGGTGTCCgtgttctcctgcttcagcctcgcCTGCTCCTATGTGGGCAGCCTCTACGTGTGGAAGAGCGAGCTGCCCAG GGACCACCCTGCTGTCATCAAGCGGCGCTTCACCAGTGTCCTGGTGGTCTCCAGCCTGTCCCCTCTTTGCGTGCTCCTCTGGAGGGAACTCACTGGCATCCAG CCAGGCACATCACTGCTCACCCTGATGGGCTTCAGGCTGGAGGGCATTTTCCCAGCAGCTCTGCTGCCCCTGCTGCTAACTATG ATCCTTTTCCTGGGTCCACTGATGCAGCTCTCTATGGATTGCCCGTGTGACCTGACAGATGGGCTGAAGGTTGTCCTGG CCCCTCGTTCTTGGGCCCGCTGCCTCACAGACATGCGCTGGCTACGGAACCAAGTTATTGCACCCTTGACAGAGGAGCTGGTGTTCCGGGCTTGCATGCTGCCCATGCTAGCGCCATGCACAGGTCTGGGCCCCGCTGTGTTCACCTGCCCACTCTTTTTTGGAGTTG cccattTTCATCACATTATTGAGCAGCTACGTTTCCGCCAAAGCAGTGTGGGGAGTATCTTCTTGTC CGCGGCCTCCATCTCCAGCCTTCCAGTTCTCCTACACTGCTGTCTTTGGTGCTTACACGGCTTTCCTCTTCATCCGCACAG GACACCTGATAGGGCCGGTTCTCTGCCACTCCTTCTGCAACTACATGGGCTTCCCTGCCGTGTGTGCAGCCCTGGAGCATCCACAGAAGTGGCCGCTGCTGGCAGGCTATGCCCTTGGTGTGGgactcttcctgcttctgcttcaacCCCTGACGGACCCCAGGCTCTATGGCAGCCTTCCCCTTTGTGTGCTTTTGGAACGAACAGGAGCCTCAGAGACCCTGCTGTGCTCCTGACCATCACTCTTGTGCGTACTCCAGTGAACTCTTGA
- the Rce1 gene encoding CAAX prenyl protease 2 isoform X1, producing the protein MAALGGDGLRLLSVSRPERQPESAALGPGLCCWVSVFSCFSLACSYVGSLYVWKSELPRDHPAVIKRRFTSVLVVSSLSPLCVLLWRELTGIQPGTSLLTLMGFRLEGIFPAALLPLLLTMILFLGPLMQLSMDCPCDLTDGLKVVLAPRSWARCLTDMRWLRNQVIAPLTEELVFRACMLPMLAPCTGLGPAVFTCPLFFGVAHFHHIIEQLRFRQSSVGSIFLSAAFQFSYTAVFGAYTAFLFIRTGHLIGPVLCHSFCNYMGFPAVCAALEHPQKWPLLAGYALGVGLFLLLLQPLTDPRLYGSLPLCVLLERTGASETLLCS; encoded by the exons ATGGCGGCGCTGGGCGGGGACGGGCTGCGCCTACTGTCGGTGTCGCGGCCGGAGCGGCAGCCCGAGTCAGCCGCGCTGGGCCCCGGGCTGTGCTGCTGGGTGTCCgtgttctcctgcttcagcctcgcCTGCTCCTATGTGGGCAGCCTCTACGTGTGGAAGAGCGAGCTGCCCAG GGACCACCCTGCTGTCATCAAGCGGCGCTTCACCAGTGTCCTGGTGGTCTCCAGCCTGTCCCCTCTTTGCGTGCTCCTCTGGAGGGAACTCACTGGCATCCAG CCAGGCACATCACTGCTCACCCTGATGGGCTTCAGGCTGGAGGGCATTTTCCCAGCAGCTCTGCTGCCCCTGCTGCTAACTATG ATCCTTTTCCTGGGTCCACTGATGCAGCTCTCTATGGATTGCCCGTGTGACCTGACAGATGGGCTGAAGGTTGTCCTGG CCCCTCGTTCTTGGGCCCGCTGCCTCACAGACATGCGCTGGCTACGGAACCAAGTTATTGCACCCTTGACAGAGGAGCTGGTGTTCCGGGCTTGCATGCTGCCCATGCTAGCGCCATGCACAGGTCTGGGCCCCGCTGTGTTCACCTGCCCACTCTTTTTTGGAGTTG cccattTTCATCACATTATTGAGCAGCTACGTTTCCGCCAAAGCAGTGTGGGGAGTATCTTCTTGTCTGCAG CCTTCCAGTTCTCCTACACTGCTGTCTTTGGTGCTTACACGGCTTTCCTCTTCATCCGCACAG GACACCTGATAGGGCCGGTTCTCTGCCACTCCTTCTGCAACTACATGGGCTTCCCTGCCGTGTGTGCAGCCCTGGAGCATCCACAGAAGTGGCCGCTGCTGGCAGGCTATGCCCTTGGTGTGGgactcttcctgcttctgcttcaacCCCTGACGGACCCCAGGCTCTATGGCAGCCTTCCCCTTTGTGTGCTTTTGGAACGAACAGGAGCCTCAGAGACCCTGCTGTGCTCCTGA
- the Rce1 gene encoding CAAX prenyl protease 2 isoform X2 yields the protein MGFRLEGIFPAALLPLLLTMILFLGPLMQLSMDCPCDLTDGLKVVLAPRSWARCLTDMRWLRNQVIAPLTEELVFRACMLPMLAPCTGLGPAVFTCPLFFGVAHFHHIIEQLRFRQSSVGSIFLSAAFQFSYTAVFGAYTAFLFIRTGHLIGPVLCHSFCNYMGFPAVCAALEHPQKWPLLAGYALGVGLFLLLLQPLTDPRLYGSLPLCVLLERTGASETLLCS from the exons ATGGGCTTCAGGCTGGAGGGCATTTTCCCAGCAGCTCTGCTGCCCCTGCTGCTAACTATG ATCCTTTTCCTGGGTCCACTGATGCAGCTCTCTATGGATTGCCCGTGTGACCTGACAGATGGGCTGAAGGTTGTCCTGG CCCCTCGTTCTTGGGCCCGCTGCCTCACAGACATGCGCTGGCTACGGAACCAAGTTATTGCACCCTTGACAGAGGAGCTGGTGTTCCGGGCTTGCATGCTGCCCATGCTAGCGCCATGCACAGGTCTGGGCCCCGCTGTGTTCACCTGCCCACTCTTTTTTGGAGTTG cccattTTCATCACATTATTGAGCAGCTACGTTTCCGCCAAAGCAGTGTGGGGAGTATCTTCTTGTCTGCAG CCTTCCAGTTCTCCTACACTGCTGTCTTTGGTGCTTACACGGCTTTCCTCTTCATCCGCACAG GACACCTGATAGGGCCGGTTCTCTGCCACTCCTTCTGCAACTACATGGGCTTCCCTGCCGTGTGTGCAGCCCTGGAGCATCCACAGAAGTGGCCGCTGCTGGCAGGCTATGCCCTTGGTGTGGgactcttcctgcttctgcttcaacCCCTGACGGACCCCAGGCTCTATGGCAGCCTTCCCCTTTGTGTGCTTTTGGAACGAACAGGAGCCTCAGAGACCCTGCTGTGCTCCTGA
- the Pc gene encoding pyruvate carboxylase, mitochondrial, with translation MLKFQTVRGGLRLLGVRRSSTAPVASPNVRRLEYKPIKKVMVANRGEIAIRVFRACTELGIRTVAIYSEQDTGQMHRQKADEAYLIGRGLPPVQAYLHIPDIIKVAKENGVDAVHPGYGFLSERADFAQACQDAGVRFIGPSPEVVRKMGDKVEARAIAIAAGVPVVPGTDAPINSLHEAHEFSNTYGFPIIFKAAYGGGGRGMRVVHSYEELEENYTRAYSEALAAFGNGALFVEKFIEKPRHIEVQILGDQYGNILHLYERDCSIQRRHQKVVEIAPAAHLDPQLRSRLTSDSVKLAKQVGYENAGTVEFLVDKHGKHYFIEVNSRLQVEHTVTEEITDVDLVHAQIHVSEGRSLPDLGLRQENIRINGCAIQCRVTTEDPARSFQPDTGRIEVFRSGEGMGIRLDNASAFQGAVISPHYDSLLVKVIAHGKDHPTAATKMSRALAEFRVRGVKTNIPFLQNVLNNQQFLAGTVDTQFIDENPELFQLRPAQNRAQKLLHYLGHVMVNGPTTPIPVKASPSPVDPVVPAVPIGPPPAGFRDILLREGPEGFARAVRNHQGLLLMDTTFRDAHQSLLATRVRTHDLKKIAPYVAHSFDRLFSMENWGGATFDVAMRFLYECPWRRLQELRELIPNIPFQMLLRGANAVGYTNYPDNVVFKFCEVAKENGMDVFRIFDSLNYLPNMLLGMEAAGSAGGVVEAAISYTGDVADPSRTKYSLEYYMGLAEELVRAGTHILCIKDMAGLLKPSACTMLVSSLRDRFPDLPLHIHTHDTSGAGVAAMLACAQAGADVVDVAADSMSGMTSQPSMGALVACTKGTPLDTEIPLERVFDYSEYWEGARGLYSAFDCTATMKSGNSDVYENEIPGGQYTNLHFQAHSMGLGSKFKEVKKAYVEANQMLGDLIKVTPSSKIVGDLAQFMVQNGLSRAEAEAQAEELSFPRSVVEFLQGYIGIPHGGFPEPFRSKVLKDLPRVEGRPGASLPALNLQELEKDLIERHGEEVTPEDVLSAAMYPDVFAQFKDFTATFGPLDSLNTRLFLQGPKIAEEFEVELERGKTLHIKALAVSDLNRAGQRQVFFELNGQLRSILVKDTQAMKEMHFHPKALKDVKGQIGAPMPGKVIDIKVEAGAKVVKGQPLCVLSAMKMETVVTSPVEGTIRKVHVTKDMTLEGDDLILEIE, from the exons ATGCTGAAGTTCCAAACAGTTCGAGGGGGCCTGAGGCTCCTGGGTGTCCGCCGCTCCTCCACTGCCCCTGTTGCCTCCCCAAATGTACGGCGCCTGGAGTACAAGCCCATTAAGAAAGTCATGGTGGCCAACAGAG GTGAGATTGCCATCCGAGTGTTTCGTGCCTGCACAGAGCTGGGCATCCGCACAGTGGCCATCTATTCGGAGCAGGACACAGGCCAGATGCATCGGCAGAAAGCTGATGAAGCCTACCTTATTGGTCGTGGCCTGCCTCCTGTGCAGGCCTACCTGCACATCCCAGACATCATCAAGGTGGCCAAG GAGAATGGTGTAGATGCTGTGCACCCTGGCTATGGATTCCTCTCGGAGCGAGCAGACTTTGCTCAGGCCTGCCAGGATGCTGGAGTCCGGTTCATTGGGCCAAGTCCAGAGGTGGTGCGCAAGATGGGAGACAAGGTGGAGGCCCGGGCCATTGCCATCGCTGCAG GTGTCCCAGTGGTCCCCGGCACTGACGCTCCCATCAATTCCCTGCATGAGGCCCACGAGTTCTCCAACACCTATGGCTTCCCTATTATCTTCAAGGCTGCCTACGGAGGTGGGGGCCGTGGCATGCGGGTTGTGCACAGCTATGAG GAGCTGGAGGAGAATTACACTCGAGCCTACTCAGAGGCCTTGGCAGCTTTTGGGAACGGGGCACTGTTTGTGGAGAAGTTCATTGAGAAGCCACGGCACATCGAGGTGCAGATCCTGG GGGACCAATATGGGAACATCCTGCACTTGTATGAGCGTGACTGCTCCATCCAGCGGCGGCACCAGAAGGTGGTAGAGATCGCTCCTGCTGCCCACCTGGACCCCCAACTTCGCTCACGCCTCACCAGTGACTCTGTCAAACTTGCCAAGCAG GTAGGATACGAGAACGCTGGCACTGTGGAGTTCCTGGTGGACAAGCATGGCAAGCACTACTTCATCGAGGTCAATTCCCGCCTGCAGGTGGAGCACACGGTCACTGAAGAGATCACAGA CGTGGACCTGGTCCATGCTCAGATCCACGTGTCTGAGGGCCGGAGCCTGCCTGACCTGGGCCTGCGGCAGGAGAACATCCGCATCAATGGCTGTGCTATCCAGTGTCGAGTCACCACTGAGGACCCTGCACGCAGCTTCCAGCCCGACACTGGCCGCATCGAG GTTTTCCGGAGTGGCGAGGGCATGGGCATCCGCCTGGAcaatgcctctgccttccagggggCTGTCATATCACCCCACTATGACTCTCTGCTTGTCAAAGTCATTGCCCATGGCAAAGACCACCCCACGGCTGCCACCAAGATGAGCAGGGCCCTGGCTGAGTTCCGTGTCCGAGGTGTAAAG ACCAACATCCCCTTCCTGCAGAATGTCCTCAACAACCAGCAGTTCCTAGCGGGCACTGTGGACACCCAGTTCATTGATGAGAACCCTGAGCTGTTCCAGCTGCGGCCCGCCCAGAACCGGGCCCAGAAGCTGCTGCATTACCTCG GACATGTCATGGTGAATGGCCCTACCACTCCAATCCCTGTCAAGGCCAGTCCCAGCCCTGTGGACCCCGTTGTTCCTGCAGTGCCTATAG GCCCACCCCCAGCTGGCTTCCGAGACATCCTTCTGCGAGAGGGGCCGGAGGGCTTTGCCCGAGCTGTGCGGAATCACCAGGGGCTGCTGCTGATGGACACAACCTTCCGGGATGCCCACCAGTCACTGCTGGCCACTCGAGTGCGCACACATGATCTCAAAAAGATTGCACCCTATGTCGCCCACAGCTTCGACAGGCTCTTCAGCATGGAGAACTGGGGAG GAGCCACATTTGACGTTGCCATGCGCTTCTTGTATGAGTGCCCCTGGAGGCGGCTGCAGGAGCTCCGGGAGCTCATCCCCAACATCCCGTTCCAGATGCTGCTGCGAGGGGCCAATGCTGTGGGCTACACCAATTACCCTGACAACGTGGTCTTCAA GTTCTGTGAGGTGGCCAAGGAGAATGGGATGGACGTCTTCCGAATCTTTGACTCCCTGAACTATTTGCCAAACATGCTGCTGGGCATGGAGGCAGCAGGCAGTGCTGGGGGCGTGGTGGAGGCTGCCATCTCATACACTGGTGATGTGGCTGACCCCAGTCGCACCAAATACTCGCTGGAATACTACATGGGCTTAGCTGAAGAACTGGTGCGAGCTGGCACACACATCCTGTGCATTAAG gACATGGCGGGGCTACTGAAGCCCTCGGCCTGCACCATGCTGGTCAGCTCCCTCCGGGACCGATTCCCCGACCTTCCGCTGCACATCCACACCCATGACACATCAGGGGCAGGGGTGGCAGCCATGCTGGCCTGTGCACAAGCTGGGGCTGACGTTGTGGATGTGGCAGCAGACTCCATGTCTGGGATGACTTCACAGCCCAGCATGGGGGCCCTGGTGGCTTGTACCAAAGGGACTCCTCTGGACACAG AGATACCCCTGGAGCGAGTGTTTGACTACAGCGAGTACTGGGAAGGGGCTCGGGGGCTGTACTCAGCCTTTGATTGCACGGCTACCATGAAGTCTGGCAACTCCGATGTGTATGAGAACGAGATCCCAGGGGGCCAATACACCAACCTACACTTCCAGGCCCACAGCATGGGGCTTGGCTCCAAGTTCAAGGAGGTCAAGAAGGCCTATGTGGAGGCTAACCAGATGCTGGGGGACCTCATCAAG GTGACACCATCCTCCAAGATTGTGGGGGACCTGGCCCAGTTCATGGTGCAGAATGGGTTAAGCCGCGCAGAGGCTGAAGCCCAGGCAGAAGAGCTATCCTTCCCCCGCTCTGTGGTGGAGTTCCTGCAGGGCTACATTGGTATTCCCCATGGGGGTTTCCCCGAGCCCTTTCGCTCCAAG GTGCTGAAGGACCTGCCAAGAGTAGAGGGCCGGCCTGGGGCCTCCCTCCCCGCCCTGAAcctgcaggagctggagaaggaccTGATTGAGCGGCATGGGGAGGAGGTGACCCCAGAAGATGTCCTCTCTGCAGCCATGTACCCCGATGTCTTTGCCCAATTCAAAGACTTCACGGCCACCTTCGGCCCCCTGGATAGCCTCAACACCCGCCTCTTTCTTCAAGGACCCAAAATTGCagaggagtttgag GTGGAGCTGGAACGGGGCAAGACGCTGCACATCAAGGCCCTGGCAGTGAGTGACCTGAACCGGGCTGGCCAGAGGCAGGTGTTTTTTGAACTCAACGGGCAGCTTCGCTCCATTCTGGTTAAGGACACCCAGGCAATGAAG GAGATGCACTTCCACCCCAAGGCTCTGAAGGATGTGAAGGGCCAGATCGGGGCCCCCATGCCTGGGAAGGTTATAGACatcaaggtggaggcaggagccaaGGTGGTTAAGGGCCAGcccctgtgtgtgctcagtgCCATGAAGATGGAGACTGTGGTGACTTCGCCCGTGGAGGGCACTATCCGCAAGGTTCACGTGACCAAGGACATGACACTGGAAGGCGATGACCTCATCCTAGAGATCGAGTGA
- the Lrfn4 gene encoding leucine-rich repeat and fibronectin type-III domain-containing protein 4 codes for MAPPLLLLLLASGAAACPLPCVCQNLSESLSTLCAHRGLLFVPPNVDRRTVELRLADNFIQALGPPDFRNMTGLVDLTLSRNAITRIGARSFGDLESLRSLHLDGNRLVELGSSSLRGPVNLQHLILSGNQLGRIAPGAFDDFLDSLEDLDVSYNNLRQVPWAGIGAMPALHTLNLDHNLIDALPPGVFAQLSQLSRLDLTSNRLATLAPDPLFSRGRDAEASPSPLVLSFSGNPLHCNCELLWLRRLARPDDLETCASPPALAGRYFWAVPEGEFSCEPPLIARHTQRLWVLEGQRATLRCRALGDPVPTMHWVGPDDRLVGNSSRAWAFPNGTLEIGVTGAGDAGAYTCIATNPAGEATARVELRVLALPHGGNTSAEGGRPGPSDIAASARTAAEGEGTLESEPVVQVTEVTATSGLVSWGPGRPSDPVWMFQIQYNSSEDETLIYRIVPASSHHFLLKHLVPGADYDLCLLALSPAAGPSDLTATRLLGCAHFSTLPATPLCHALQAHVLGGTLTVAVGGVLVAALLVFTVALLVRGRGAGNGRLPLKLSHVQSQTNGGTSPMPKSHPPRSPPPRPQRSCSLDLGDTGGCYGYARRLGGAWARRSHSVHGGLLGAGCRGLGGSTERLEESVV; via the exons ATGGCCCCGCCACTCCTATTGCTGCTGCTGGCCAGTGGAGCCGCCGCTTGCCCGCTGCCCTGCGTGTGCCAGAACCTGTCCGAGTCGCTCAGCACTCTTTGTGCCCACCGAGGCCTGCTGTTTGTGCCACCCAACGTGGACCGGCGCACAGTTGAACTGCGCCTGGCTGACAACTTCATCCAGGCCCTGGGACCACCTGACTTCCGCAACATGACAGGGCTGGTGGACCTGACGTTGTCACGAAACGCCATCACCCGCATTGGGGCCCGCTCCTTTGGAGACCTGGAGAGTCTGCGTTCCTTGCATCTGGATGGCAACAGGCTGGTGGAGCTGGGCAGCAGCAGCCTACGGGGGCCTGTCAACCTGCAGCACCTCATTCTCAGTGGCAACCAGCTGGGCCGCATTGCGCCAGGGGCCTTTGATGACTTCCTCGACAGTCTCGAGGACCTGGATGTGTCCTATAACAACCTCCGGCAGGTTCCCTGGGCTGGCATAGGTGCCATGCCTGCCCTGCATACCCTTAACCTGGACCATAACCTCATCGATGCACTACCCCCGGGTGTCTTTGCCCAGCTTAGCCAGCTCTCCCGCCTTGACCTCACCTCCAACCGCCTGGCCACACTGGCACCTGACCCACTCTTCTCCCGAGGGCGGGATGCGGAGGCCTCCCCCTCCCCGCTGGTGCTGAGCTTCAGCGGGAATCCACTGCACTGTAACTGTGAGCTGCTGTGGCTGAGGCGGCTGGCCCGGCCTGATGACCTGGAAACCTGCGCTTCACCACCAGCCTTGGCGGGACGCTACTTCTGGGCAGTGCCTGAGGGAGAGTTCTCCTGCGAGCCTCCGCTGATTGCCCGTCACACACAGCGCCTGTGGGTGCTAGAGGGCCAGCGGGCTACTCTGCGGTGCAGGGCCCTTGGTGACCCTGTGCCCACCATGCACTGGGTTGGCCCTGATGACCGGCTGGTTGGCAACTCTTCACGAGCCTGGGCTTTCCCCAATGGCACCCTAGAGATTGGGGTGACAGGCGCTGGAGATGCAGGGGCCTATACCTGCATTGCCACCAACCCTGCCGGTGAGGCCACAGCCCGAGTGGAGCTCCGGGTGTTGGCCTTGCCCCATGGTGGGAACACCAGTGCTGAGGGGGGCCGTCCTGGGCCCTCGGACATTGCTGCTTCTGCTAGAACTGCTGCCGAAGGCGAGGGGACTTTAGAGTCTGAGCCAGTTGTGCAAGTGACGGAGGTGACTGCCACCTCTGGCCTGGTGAGCTGGGGCCCGGGGCGGCCATCTGACCCCGTGTGGATGTTCCAAATCCAGTACAACAGCAGCGAGGACGAGACCCTCATCTACCG GATCGTACCGGCCTCCAGTCACCACTTCCTGCTGAAGCACCTGGTTCCTGGTGCTGACTACGACCTCTGCCTGCTGGCCCTGTCACCTGCTGCCGGGCCTTCCGACCTCACGGCCACCAGACTGCTGGGCTGTGCCCACTTCTCCACGCTACCAGCCACACCCCTGTGCCATGCCCTACAGGCCCATGTGCTGGGCGGGACCCTGACTGTGGCAGTAGGTGGGGTCCTAGTGGCCGCCTTACTGGTCTTCACTGTGGCCTTGCTGGTTCGGGGCCGGGGAGCTGGGAATGGCCGCCTGCCACTCAAACTTAGCCATGTCCAATCCCAGACCAATGGTGGCACCAGCCCCATGCCCAAGAGCCACCCACCACGGAGCCCTCCACCCCGTCCCCAGCGCAGCTGTTCCCTGGACCTGGGAGACACTGGTGGGTGCTACGGGTATGCCAGGCGCCTGGGAGGAGCCTGGGCCCGGCGGAGTCACTCTGTACATGGGGGGCTGCTGGGAGCTGGGTGCCGGGGTCTGGGGGGCAGTACAGAGCGGCTGGAGGAGAGTGTGGTGTGA